The Symphalangus syndactylus isolate Jambi chromosome 3, NHGRI_mSymSyn1-v2.1_pri, whole genome shotgun sequence genome has a segment encoding these proteins:
- the MMP8 gene encoding neutrophil collagenase isoform X2: protein MQQIPQEKSINDYLEKFYQLPSNQYQSTRKNGTNVIVEKLKEMQRFFGLNVTGKPNEETLDMMKKPRCGVPDSGDFMITPGNPKWERTNLTYRIRNYTPQLSKTDVERAIEKAFKVWSDASPLTFTRISQGEADINIAFFQRDHGDNSPFDGPNGILAHAFQPGQGIGGDAHFDAEETWTKTSANYNLFLVAAHEFGHSLGLAHSSDPGALMYPNYAFRETSTYSLPQDDIDGIQAIYGPSSNPIQPTGPSTPKPCDPSLTFDAITTLRGEILFFKDKYFWRRHPQLQRVEMNFISLFWPSLPTGIQAAYEDFDRDLIFLFKGNQYWALSGYDIQQGYPKSISNYGFPCSVQAIDAAVFYRSKTYFFVNDQFWRYDNQRQFMEPGYPKSISDTFPGIESKVDAVFQQERFFLFFSGPRYYAFDLIAQRVTRVERGNKWLNCRYG from the exons ATGCAACAAATACCTCAGGAGAAGTCAATTAAT GACTACCTGGAAAAGTTCTACCAATTACCCAGCAACCAGTATCAGTCTACAAGGAAGAATGGCACTAATGTGATTGTTGAAAAGCTTAAAGAAATGCAGCGATTTTTTGGGTTGAATGTGACGGGGAAGCCAAATGAGGAAACTCTGGACATGATGAAAAAGCCTCGCTGTGGAGTGCCTGACAGTGGTGATTTTATGATAACCCCAGGAAACCCCAAGTGGGAACGCACTAACTTGACCTACAG GATTCGAAACTATACCCCACAGCTGTCAAAGACTGATGTAGAAAGAGCTATTGAGAAAGCCTTTAAAGTCTGGAGTGATGCATCACCTCTCACCTTCACCAGGATCTCACAGGGAGAGGCAGATATCAACATTGCTTTTTTCCAGAGAG ATCACGGTGACAATTCTCCATTTGATGGACCCAATGGAATCCTTGCTCATGCCTTTCAGCCAGGCCAAGGTATTGGAGGAGATGCTCATTTCGATGCCGAAGAAACATGGACCAAAACCTCCGCAA ATTACAACTTGTTTCTTGTTGCTGCTCATGAATTTGGCCATTCTTTGGGGCTCGCTCACTCCTCTGACCCTGGTGCCTTGATGTATCCCAACTATGCTTTCAGGGAAACCAGCACCTACTCACTCCCTCAAGATGACATCGATGGCATTCAGGCCATCTATG gacctTCAAGCAACCCTATCCAACCTACTGGACCAAGCACACCCAAACCCTGTGACCCCAGTTTGACATTTGATGCTATCACCACACTCCGTGGagaaatacttttctttaaagacaa GTACTTCTGGAGAAGGCATCCTCAGCTACAAAGAGTCgaaatgaattttatttccttgttctGGCCATCCCTTCCAACTGGTATACAGGCTGCTTATGAAGATTTTGACAGAGACCTCATTTTCCTATTTAAAG GCAACCAGTACTGGGCTCTGAGTGGCTATGACATTCAGCAAGGTTATCCCAAGAGTATATCAAACTATGGCTTCCCCTGCAGTGTCCAAGCAATTGATGCAGCTGTTTTCTACAGAAGTAAAACATACTTCTTTGTAAATGACCAATTCTGGAG ATATGATAACCAAAGACAATTCATGGAACCAGGTTATCCCAAAAGCATATCAGATACCTTTCCAGGAATAGAGAGTAAAGTTGATGCAGTTTTCCAGCAAGAAc gcttcttccttttcttcagtgGACCAAGATATTACGCATTTGATCTTATTGCTCAGAGAGTTACCAGAGTTGAAAGAGGCAATAAATGGCTTAACTGTAGATATGGCTGA
- the MMP8 gene encoding neutrophil collagenase isoform X1, which produces MFALKTLPFLLLLHVHISKAFPVSSKEKNTKIVQDYLEKFYQLPSNQYQSTRKNGTNVIVEKLKEMQRFFGLNVTGKPNEETLDMMKKPRCGVPDSGDFMITPGNPKWERTNLTYRIRNYTPQLSKTDVERAIEKAFKVWSDASPLTFTRISQGEADINIAFFQRDHGDNSPFDGPNGILAHAFQPGQGIGGDAHFDAEETWTKTSANYNLFLVAAHEFGHSLGLAHSSDPGALMYPNYAFRETSTYSLPQDDIDGIQAIYGPSSNPIQPTGPSTPKPCDPSLTFDAITTLRGEILFFKDKYFWRRHPQLQRVEMNFISLFWPSLPTGIQAAYEDFDRDLIFLFKGNQYWALSGYDIQQGYPKSISNYGFPCSVQAIDAAVFYRSKTYFFVNDQFWRYDNQRQFMEPGYPKSISDTFPGIESKVDAVFQQERFFLFFSGPRYYAFDLIAQRVTRVERGNKWLNCRYG; this is translated from the exons ATGTTTGCCCTGAAGACACTTCCGTTTCTGCTCTTACTCCACGTGCACATTTCCAAGGCCTTTCCTGTATcttctaaagagaaaaatacaaaaattgttcaG GACTACCTGGAAAAGTTCTACCAATTACCCAGCAACCAGTATCAGTCTACAAGGAAGAATGGCACTAATGTGATTGTTGAAAAGCTTAAAGAAATGCAGCGATTTTTTGGGTTGAATGTGACGGGGAAGCCAAATGAGGAAACTCTGGACATGATGAAAAAGCCTCGCTGTGGAGTGCCTGACAGTGGTGATTTTATGATAACCCCAGGAAACCCCAAGTGGGAACGCACTAACTTGACCTACAG GATTCGAAACTATACCCCACAGCTGTCAAAGACTGATGTAGAAAGAGCTATTGAGAAAGCCTTTAAAGTCTGGAGTGATGCATCACCTCTCACCTTCACCAGGATCTCACAGGGAGAGGCAGATATCAACATTGCTTTTTTCCAGAGAG ATCACGGTGACAATTCTCCATTTGATGGACCCAATGGAATCCTTGCTCATGCCTTTCAGCCAGGCCAAGGTATTGGAGGAGATGCTCATTTCGATGCCGAAGAAACATGGACCAAAACCTCCGCAA ATTACAACTTGTTTCTTGTTGCTGCTCATGAATTTGGCCATTCTTTGGGGCTCGCTCACTCCTCTGACCCTGGTGCCTTGATGTATCCCAACTATGCTTTCAGGGAAACCAGCACCTACTCACTCCCTCAAGATGACATCGATGGCATTCAGGCCATCTATG gacctTCAAGCAACCCTATCCAACCTACTGGACCAAGCACACCCAAACCCTGTGACCCCAGTTTGACATTTGATGCTATCACCACACTCCGTGGagaaatacttttctttaaagacaa GTACTTCTGGAGAAGGCATCCTCAGCTACAAAGAGTCgaaatgaattttatttccttgttctGGCCATCCCTTCCAACTGGTATACAGGCTGCTTATGAAGATTTTGACAGAGACCTCATTTTCCTATTTAAAG GCAACCAGTACTGGGCTCTGAGTGGCTATGACATTCAGCAAGGTTATCCCAAGAGTATATCAAACTATGGCTTCCCCTGCAGTGTCCAAGCAATTGATGCAGCTGTTTTCTACAGAAGTAAAACATACTTCTTTGTAAATGACCAATTCTGGAG ATATGATAACCAAAGACAATTCATGGAACCAGGTTATCCCAAAAGCATATCAGATACCTTTCCAGGAATAGAGAGTAAAGTTGATGCAGTTTTCCAGCAAGAAc gcttcttccttttcttcagtgGACCAAGATATTACGCATTTGATCTTATTGCTCAGAGAGTTACCAGAGTTGAAAGAGGCAATAAATGGCTTAACTGTAGATATGGCTGA